The proteins below are encoded in one region of Candidatus Desulfatibia profunda:
- a CDS encoding type I CRISPR-associated protein Cas7, producing the protein TNTNKAGVEEVKTQGMAPLAYRVVEHGVYCMPFYINPSHAHKSGCMQKDIDLLKALIPYAYDHTRSAIRPDVRIRHAWYMEHQNSLGSCADWKLIDALTPKRNGDGPKQPSNSWSDYDVPTDLPEELKAKVGFCDLMESF; encoded by the coding sequence ATACCAATACAAATAAGGCCGGAGTAGAGGAAGTCAAAACACAGGGAATGGCGCCCTTGGCTTACCGGGTGGTTGAGCACGGTGTTTACTGCATGCCCTTTTATATCAACCCAAGTCATGCGCACAAGTCCGGGTGTATGCAGAAGGATATTGATCTGCTTAAGGCTCTTATTCCCTATGCATACGATCATACCCGATCAGCAATTCGTCCGGATGTCCGCATTCGCCATGCCTGGTATATGGAGCATCAGAATTCTCTTGGCAGTTGTGCGGATTGGAAGTTAATAGATGCACTCACCCCGAAACGTAATGGAGATGGTCCAAAGCAACCCTCGAATTCATGGAGCGATTATGATGTCCCGACGGATCTTCCGGAAGAATTAAAAGCAAAAGTTGGGTTTTGTGACTTAATGGAGTCTTTCTGA